GAAGCTCTGGACGTGCGCAACCCCGCTGACCACGGCGACCTGGTCGGCACCGTGCGCGAGGCCACGGGCGCCGATGTGGACGCGGCCCTGGCCGCCGCCCAGGCCTTCCAGCCCGCCTGGGCCGCCACGCCGGCGGCCGCGCGCACGCAGCTGCTGCGCCGCGCGGCCGATCTGCTGGAGGGCGCCGCGCCGCGCCTGCTGCCGCTCATCATGCGCGAGGCCGGCAAGACCGCCGCCAACGCCGTGGCCGAGCTGCGCGAGGCCGTGGACTTCCTGCGCTACTACGCCGCCCAGGCCGATGCCTTCGACAACGCCACGCACCAGCCCCTGGGCCCGGTGGCCTGCATCAGCCCCTGGAACTTCCCGCTGGCCATCTTCATGGGCCAGGTGGCGGCCGCGCTGGCCGCCGGCAACGTGGTGCTGGCCAAGCCGGCCGAGCAGACGCCGCTCATCGCCCACGAGGCCGTGCGCCTGCTGCACCAGGCCGGCGTGCCGCCCGCCGCCGTGCAGCTGCTGCCCGGGCGCGGCGAGACCGTGGGCGCGCGCCTGGTGGGCGACGCGCGCGTGCAGGGCGTGATGTTCACCGGCTCCACCGAGGTCGCGCGCCTGCTGCAGCGTGCGCTGGCGCAGCGCGTGGGCCCGCACGACCAGCCCATCCCGCTGATCGCCGAGACAGGCGGGCAAAACGCCATGATCGTGGACTCCTCCGCCCTGGCCGAGCAGGTGGTGGCCGACGTGGTCAGCTCGGCGTTCGACAGCGCCGGCCAGCGCTGCTCGGCCCTGCGCGTGCTGTGCCTGCAGGCCGACTGCGCCGACCGCACCCTGGCCATGCTGCGCGGCGCCATGCAGCAGCTGCGCGTGGGCGACCCGACCGTGCTGGCCACCGACGTCGGCCCGGTCATCGACGAAGAGGCGCGCCAGGGCATCGCCCGCTACATCGACGAGCGCCGCGCTGCAGGCCACGCCGTGCACCAGGTGGCGGCGGGTGAGAGCGGCGCCCGCGCGCGCGGCACCTTCGTGCCGCCCACGCTGGTCGAGCTGCAGGACGCGTCGCAGCTGGGCCGCGAGGTCTTCGGCCCGGTGCTGCACGTGCTGCGCTACGAGCGCGCCGGGCTGCCCCAGCTGCTGGCCCAGATCAACGCCACCGGCTACGGCCTGACGCAGGGCGTGCACACGCGCATCGACGAGACCGTGGCCCGCGTGGCCGCCCAGGCGCATGCCGGCAACCTGTACGTGAACCGCAACATGGTCGGCGCCGTGGTGGGCGTGCAGCCCTTTGGCGGCGAAGGCCTGTCGGGCACCGGCCCCAAGGCCGGCGGGCCTTTGTATCTGCTGCGCCTGCTGTCGCGCCACCCGGCGGGCGCCGCCCGCACCGCCCTGGCCCACACCGCCGCCCAGGCGCCGGACGACACCCTGCAGACCGCGCTGCTGGCGCCGCTGCACGCGCTGCAGGCCTGGGCCTTGCAGCAGGGCCGCAGCGCCCTGGCAGGCAGCTGCGCCGCGCTGGCCCAGGCCAGCTGCGCCGGCCTGTCGGCGCGCCTGCCCGGCCCCACCGGCGAGCGCAACGACTACCGCCTGCTGCCGCGCGAGCGCGTGCTGTGCCTGGGCAAGGACGACGATGCCCGCCTGCTGCAGCTGGCCACCGTGCTGGCCGCCGGCAGCCAAGTCCTGTGGCCGGCCAGCGCGGTGGCCCTGCGCGCCCGGTTGCCCGCCGCAGTGCAGGAGCGGATGATTTTGGCGGCCGACCCTCTGGCTGCGGATTTCGACGCCGCATTGCAGGATGGCGACGCCGAAAGCCTGCGGGCCATTCAAATGCAATTGGCCGAGCGCCCCGGCGCCCTGGTCGGCCTGGCGGCCGTGCGCAGCGAAGAAGAAGCAGTGGCCGCGCTGCTGCGCCTGATATTGGAGCGTGCCGTGAGCATCAATACCACGGCTGCCGGCGGCAATGCCAGCCTGATGACCATGGCGTGAAGGCCATTCAAAGGAAAACCGGCCGCCAGGCGGCTGTGGACAAGCGCAGGCAGCTATCTTCTATGTAGCACCATTGAGCAGCACAACGCGAAAGGCGCGGCAGATTCTTCTGCCGCGCCTTTTCTTTTTCTGGCCGCTTCATTCGTTTAATACTGCCTTAATAAATGAATAATAAAATGGAAGAATTTTTATTTTGAATATCCCCAACATTTAAGCGGTCGATATTGCCTTTTCATTTGATCCGCATCAATTGGAAAACTCTTCGAATAAGAATAATCGAATCACGCGATAAAGAAACAAGAGTATCTCCCATGCCTGAAACCCATTCCCCCGCACGCCCCAGCGCGCCGCCCGCGGTGCAGCAGGGCAAGCGCACCTTCTTGCAGGACCTGGTCGGCCTGGCCACCGCCTTCGGCCTGACGGCGGCCGCGGCCCCCGCCGCTGCCCTGACCTTGCCCGGCACCACCCAGCCGCCGCGCCGCCCCGGCATGGAGGGCAAGCGCTTCGGCATGCTGGTGGACATCCGCAAGTGCATCGGCTGCCAGGCCTGCACGGTGAGCTGCTCGGTGGAAAACTTGCCGCCCATCGGCCAGTTCCGCACCACGGTGCTGCAATACGAAATCGACAAGCCCGACGGCTCCATGCCCGCCATGGTCAGCCTGCCGCGCCTGTGCAACCACTGCGAGGAGCCGCCCTGCGTGCCCGTGTGCCCCGTGCAGGCCACCTTCCAGCGCACCGACGGCATCGTGCTGGTGGACAACGAGCGCTGCGTGGGCTGCGGCTATTGCGTGCAGGCCTGCCCGTATGACGCGCGCTTCATCAACCACGAGACGCAGACGGCCGACAAGTGCACCTTCTGCGAGCACCGGCTGGACGTGGGCCTGCTGCCCGCCTGCGTGGAAAGCTGCGTCGGCGGCGCCCGCGTGATCGGCGACCTGAACGACCCGGGCAGCGAGATCAACCGCCGCATGGCCGCGCACACCGAGGGCGTGAAGGTGCTGAAACCCGACATGAAGACCGAGCCGCGCGTGTTCTACATCGGCCTGCCCGACGAGTTCGTCCATGGCGTGGCCGGCCAGGCCAGCGTGCGCCTGGTGTCCGACCACTGAGCCGCCAAGGAGAAAACCCCATGCAGATCACCGAACTGCTCACCCCCGCCTACGAGGCGGCCTGGCTGCCCTGGGCGGTGCAGTACTTCTTCCTGGCCGGCGTGGCCACGGGCGCCGCGCTGCTGACCAGCCTGTGCGCCTTCGGCGCGCCGCACTCGCGCCTGGCCCGGCTGCTGCCCACGGCCGTGCTGACGCTGGCCATCAGCAGCGTCGCCGCGCCGGTGTCGCTGCTGGCCGACCTGCACCAGCCGGCGCGCTTTTGGCACTTCTATGCGTACTTCACGCCGTGGTCGTGGATGTCGGTGGGCGCCGTGCTGCTGCCGGTGTTCATCACGCTGGCGCTGGCCATGTGCGCCGCCTGGTGGCTCGGCCGCCCGGGCTGGATGCGCCTGCTGGCCGGCGCGCTGGTGCTGTCGGCGCTGAGCATCACCGCCTACACCGGCGCCGAGATGATGGTCATCCGCGCCCGCCCGCTGTGGAACACGCTGTGGGTGCCCGTGAACCTGGCGCTGACCGGCTGGCTGGCGACCGTGGGCACGGCCTTCGTGCTGGAGCGCTTTTTGCCCGCCGCGCAGCGCCCCGGCGCGGCCGCACTGCAGCTGCTGCGCAGCCTGGGCCTGCTGCTGGCCGCCGCCCTGGTGGCCGTGGCGCTGGCCTGGGCTGCCACCGGGCTGGCCGGCGGCAACCCATCGTTCAAGGCGGCGCTGCGCCTGTGGGACTTCCCCGTCTGGCGCCTGAGCATCGTGGCCTCGGCCATCGGCGGCGTGGCCGTGGTGGCGGCGCTGGTGCGCGGCCGGTGGCGGCTGCAGCAGCCCGGCTACACGCTGGTGCTGGGCCTGGGCCTGGCGGCCAGCGCCTGGGCCTTTCGCTGGGCGCTGTTCATGGGCGTGCAGGGCGTGCCCAAGTTTGGCGCCGGCCTGTACCTGTACCAGATGCCGCTGGGCAGCGACGGCCTGATGGGCATGCTGGGCGTGGCCGGCCTGTGCGTGGCGCTGGTGGCCCTGGCCGGCTGGGCGCTGGAGCGCTGGCCCGGCCGCGCACCGCTCGCCGCCTGACGCCCTTCATTCAATTTCAAGCAAAACCCGCCTTTAACCCACGCCAGGCAAGCGCCGGCAGCTATCAAAAGCATAACAACGCTGCCCACCCCCTGGCTCCCAAGGACACACACCATGACTGACAAGACCCCCCGCCCCACCGCCCCCAAGGGCCAGCAGCCCGACAACAGCCGCCGCCGCATGCTGCTGCGCGGCGGCGCCGTGGCCGGCGGGCTGACGGCGTTTGCCGCCGGCTACGGCGAAGTCGTCGCCAAGGGCGCCCGCGGCTTGGTGACGGGCAGCTCCGGCAAGGTCATGCCCAGCGCCACGCGCGGCGCCTCGCTCACGCCCGAATTCCGCATCGACCCGGTGACGGGCGTGCTGTCCACCCAGCCCGGCCAGGTGGTCAGCCCATCGAGCTGCCTGGGCTGCTGGACGCAGTGCGGCGTGCGCGTGCGCGTGGACACCGAGAAGGACGAGATCATCCGCATCGCCGGCAACCCCTACCACCCGCTGGCCACCACCCACGCCGCGCCCATGGATGCGCCGGTGCGCGAGGTCTATGCCCAGCTGGGCGGCGACAACGGCCTGGAGGGGCGCGCCACCTCGTGCGCGCGCGGCTCGGCCATGCACGCGCACCAGAAGGCGGCGCACCGGGTGCTGGCGCCACTCAAGCGCGTGGGCCCGCGCGGCTCGGGCCGCTGGCAGACCATCTCGCTGGAGCAGCTGGTCCAGGAGATCTGCGACGGCGGCGACCTGTTTGGCGAAGGCCACGTGGACGGCCTGCGCGCCATCCGCGACGTGAAGACGCTGATCGATGAGCACAACCCCGAGTACGGGCCGAAGTCCAACCAGCTGCTGTTCACCGACGCCTCCAACGAAGGCCGCACGCCGCTCATCAAGCGTTTTGCCGGCCCGGCCTTCGGCACGGTGAACGTGTCCAACCACGGCGCCTACTGCGGCCAGAGCTACCGCGTGGGCACGGCTGCGGCCCTGGGCAACATCCCCGGCATGCCGCACGGCAAGCCGGACTGGAAGAATTCGCGCTTCGGGCTGTTCCTGGGCACGGCGCCGGCGCAGGCCGGCAACCCCTTCCAGCGCCAGGGCCGCGAGCTGGCCGAGGCGCGCTCGCGCGAGGACAACGCCTACAAGTACGTGGTCGTCTCGCCGCTGCTGCCCACCTCGTCCAGCCACGCCGCGGGCGACAACAACCGCTGGCTGCCCGTCAAGCCCGCCACCGACCTGGCGCTGGCCATGGCGCTGATCCGCTGGATCATCGACAACGAACGCTACGACGCCAAGTTTCTGACCCAACCCGGCCCCGCCGCCATGGCCGCCGCCGG
The DNA window shown above is from Pulveribacter suum and carries:
- the nrfD gene encoding NrfD/PsrC family molybdoenzyme membrane anchor subunit, whose product is MQITELLTPAYEAAWLPWAVQYFFLAGVATGAALLTSLCAFGAPHSRLARLLPTAVLTLAISSVAAPVSLLADLHQPARFWHFYAYFTPWSWMSVGAVLLPVFITLALAMCAAWWLGRPGWMRLLAGALVLSALSITAYTGAEMMVIRARPLWNTLWVPVNLALTGWLATVGTAFVLERFLPAAQRPGAAALQLLRSLGLLLAAALVAVALAWAATGLAGGNPSFKAALRLWDFPVWRLSIVASAIGGVAVVAALVRGRWRLQQPGYTLVLGLGLAASAWAFRWALFMGVQGVPKFGAGLYLYQMPLGSDGLMGMLGVAGLCVALVALAGWALERWPGRAPLAA
- the putA gene encoding trifunctional transcriptional regulator/proline dehydrogenase/L-glutamate gamma-semialdehyde dehydrogenase, which translates into the protein MTSAPFFPRPQDESALRQAITAATRRPEPEALAPLLAAARLPPALQQAVQTRALALAQALRERKGEGGRAGLVQALLQQFALSSQEGVALMCLAEALLRIPDAATRDALIRDKVGASDWTRHLGQSPSLFVNAATWGLLITGRLVATHSETGLKDALRRLTARGGEPLIRKGVDVAMRMMGEQFVTGETIEQALGNARRLESRGFRYSYDMLGEAALTAEDAERYLQSYIDAVHAIGRASSGRGVYAGPGISIKLSALHPRYQTAQWQRVMDELYPRVLQLAQLARQYDIGLNIDAEEADRLELSLDLLERLCHEPSLAGFHGIGFVIQAYQKRCPFVIDCVVDLARKSGHRLMVRLVKGAYWDSEIKRAQVDGLADYPVYTRKAHTDVSYIACAQKLLAAPDAVYPQFATHNAQTLATIWELAGPERYAPGQYEFQCLHGMGEPLYEQVVSQRPCRIYAPVGTHETLLAYLVRRLLENGANTSFVNRVADAQLPLESLIEDPVATVDALARTEGAPGLPHPRIALPRDLYGAARANSAGLDLASAPVLADLAQALQMSRAAPVLAAPLVAGESSQNFESKAPPAPAQQAPAAIEIGATEALDVRNPADHGDLVGTVREATGADVDAALAAAQAFQPAWAATPAAARTQLLRRAADLLEGAAPRLLPLIMREAGKTAANAVAELREAVDFLRYYAAQADAFDNATHQPLGPVACISPWNFPLAIFMGQVAAALAAGNVVLAKPAEQTPLIAHEAVRLLHQAGVPPAAVQLLPGRGETVGARLVGDARVQGVMFTGSTEVARLLQRALAQRVGPHDQPIPLIAETGGQNAMIVDSSALAEQVVADVVSSAFDSAGQRCSALRVLCLQADCADRTLAMLRGAMQQLRVGDPTVLATDVGPVIDEEARQGIARYIDERRAAGHAVHQVAAGESGARARGTFVPPTLVELQDASQLGREVFGPVLHVLRYERAGLPQLLAQINATGYGLTQGVHTRIDETVARVAAQAHAGNLYVNRNMVGAVVGVQPFGGEGLSGTGPKAGGPLYLLRLLSRHPAGAARTALAHTAAQAPDDTLQTALLAPLHALQAWALQQGRSALAGSCAALAQASCAGLSARLPGPTGERNDYRLLPRERVLCLGKDDDARLLQLATVLAAGSQVLWPASAVALRARLPAAVQERMILAADPLAADFDAALQDGDAESLRAIQMQLAERPGALVGLAAVRSEEEAVAALLRLILERAVSINTTAAGGNASLMTMA
- the dsrO gene encoding sulfate reduction electron transfer complex DsrMKJOP subunit DsrO, with protein sequence MPETHSPARPSAPPAVQQGKRTFLQDLVGLATAFGLTAAAAPAAALTLPGTTQPPRRPGMEGKRFGMLVDIRKCIGCQACTVSCSVENLPPIGQFRTTVLQYEIDKPDGSMPAMVSLPRLCNHCEEPPCVPVCPVQATFQRTDGIVLVDNERCVGCGYCVQACPYDARFINHETQTADKCTFCEHRLDVGLLPACVESCVGGARVIGDLNDPGSEINRRMAAHTEGVKVLKPDMKTEPRVFYIGLPDEFVHGVAGQASVRLVSDH